One Neoarius graeffei isolate fNeoGra1 chromosome 16, fNeoGra1.pri, whole genome shotgun sequence DNA segment encodes these proteins:
- the si:dkey-43p13.5 gene encoding paired mesoderm homeobox protein 2 yields MVTGESCDQWIIMFSSEQLLSSLNPGVLHSSASQFFPAFPSRLGHPQLLIPAPLLSYELLRTYLQPEPCKQALLLASQASSMVRLSSDTDEPRPAKQRRARANYSSWQLEELEKAFKSTHYPDVFMREALALRLDLIEARVQVWFQNRRAKMRRQMKLQGQSGDLCAGKDSEARKPTPSRRITESDIIQVACWDGKQDKSAGHRQQHGARQQAGSRETSPEELRFCSIAKLRAKARDYEAEIHSTAAKGDRKWCLKAHMSESD; encoded by the exons ATGGTCACAGGTGAGTCATGTGACCAG TGGATCATCATGttcagctctgagcagctcttatCTTCTCTGAACCCTGGCGTTCTGCACTCCTCAGCGAGTCAGTTCTTCCCTGCCTTTCCCAGCAGGCTGGGCCATCCTCAGCTCCTGATCCCTGCTCCACTACTCAGCTATGAGTTGCTGCGCACCTACCTACAGCCTGAGCCTTGTAAACAAGCTCTTCTGCTGGCATCACAGGCATCTTCCATGGTCCGACTTTCCAGTGACACCG ATGAGCCACGGCCCGCCAAGCAGCGGCGCGCTCGTGCCAACTACAGCAGCTGGCAGCTGGAAGAGCTGGAGAAGGCCTTCAAGAGCACGCACTACCCTGATGTGTTCATGCGCGAGGCCCTGGCACTCCGACTGGACTTAATCGAGGCTAGAGTTCAG GTATGGTTCCAGAACCGCAGGGCGAAGATGCGCAGACAGATGAAACTTCAAGGACAGAGTGGAGACCTGTGTGCTGGGAAAGACAGCGAGGCTAGGAAACCAACACCTTCCAGGAGGATTACGGAGTCAGACATCATCCAGGTGGCATGCTGGGATGGCAAACAGGACAAGAGCGCTGGACACAGACAGCAGCATGGGGCCAGACAGCAGGCAGGATCACGAGAGACCAGTCCAGAGGAGCTCCGCTTCTGCAGCATTGCCAAACTGAGGGCCAAGGCCAGGGATTATGAAGCTGAGATCCACAGCACTGCAGCCAAGGGCGATAGGAAGTGGTGCTTAAAAGCACACATGTCCGAAAGTGACTGA